From Parus major isolate Abel chromosome 1A, Parus_major1.1, whole genome shotgun sequence, the proteins below share one genomic window:
- the TMEM243 gene encoding transmembrane protein 243 isoform X1: protein MEGFPARGYGTGGADNRPLFGETSARDRIINLVVGGLTTLLLVVTLISAFVFPQLPPKPVNVFFAFCISLCCISAGILIYWYRQGDLEPKFRNLIYYILFSIVMLCICANLYFHEVGK, encoded by the exons ATGGAGGGATTCCCCGCCCGCGGGTACGGCACCGGCGGCGCGGACAACCGGCCGCTCTTCGGGGAGACCTCGGCCAGG GACAGAATCATCAATCTAGTTGTTGGTGGCTTAACAACCTTGCTGCTTGTA GTCACTCTAATCAGTGCTTTTGTCTTCCCGCAACTACCTCCAAAACCTGTGaatgtattttttgctttctgcatctCCTTGTGTTGCATTTCTGCTGGCATTCTT ATCTACTGGTATCGACAAGGAGACCTGGAACCCAAATTTAGAAATCTAATTTACTACATATTGTTTTCTATTGTCATGTTATGTATATGTGCCAACCTGTACTTCCATGAAGTGGGTAAATGA
- the TMEM243 gene encoding transmembrane protein 243 isoform X2 — translation MLPLRDLSSQDRIINLVVGGLTTLLLVVTLISAFVFPQLPPKPVNVFFAFCISLCCISAGILIYWYRQGDLEPKFRNLIYYILFSIVMLCICANLYFHEVGK, via the exons ATGCTGCCACTGAGGGATCTTTCTTCCCAG GACAGAATCATCAATCTAGTTGTTGGTGGCTTAACAACCTTGCTGCTTGTA GTCACTCTAATCAGTGCTTTTGTCTTCCCGCAACTACCTCCAAAACCTGTGaatgtattttttgctttctgcatctCCTTGTGTTGCATTTCTGCTGGCATTCTT ATCTACTGGTATCGACAAGGAGACCTGGAACCCAAATTTAGAAATCTAATTTACTACATATTGTTTTCTATTGTCATGTTATGTATATGTGCCAACCTGTACTTCCATGAAGTGGGTAAATGA